Proteins encoded within one genomic window of Pseudorasbora parva isolate DD20220531a chromosome 3, ASM2467924v1, whole genome shotgun sequence:
- the pho gene encoding phoenix isoform X3, whose translation MKPLECPSNIRNGSKIPILVHVTAQLFSPVLCVNTLAGLPLLVSKDKTIFVPSYSKGNVQKWLTQSILEKRILDSLSKDNNKLNVSGKENKRKAKSTKKNKTSAAVKKKSKKKCKVPTSKAVVRTLSESACDSLSEMQEKQHEPHEVLASCSDAESLDSSHCGQPLNNQIVQCAKNLHGNNLLVIKETQRHSVESVIQMEHEDDISSGTDNHLPNKNYFFFPPQGGHISVQNEIQQTDSDIGSVDLFMPLNSQEHKNNQIHKTTSITANMESVQDCDLTRIETEGHFDSMFGLGTPRWCDGECLAHEDNESDLTQLEMEGESVSVFEPTTTTKQFIIQEVNHTKHSESQKTGHSPAVLHTELMSREDKTRHKNKKRKSKSSSHKDVEVTGIESVNVQPSSKHLPLADESLREVNSSYFEHVLVGKQRTMVGIEMDTQDSPLFKNGGMSSLNQKRKKKKIGATIVRECDTNDVSQKVSSMDVTELKTCRENRELCAVEKRVINKEQTAASVLQSEETSELLEKSILSTVEDVTVIKKAKRKNMKMYKLNDHEDAEPGVEKHSVEAVQFSDAQSTELTLKRKKKKRNDKEGTKTAYAEENSATDILSNKTLDSDRPAELRVNEGNQSSEAPETDQPKHMQTSEEVTGCPLPNVTRLKSVKKKKRDKTEESQYESVDLNVSFKSQFDAGLRVTEQQEDGVIEESLSNGNAAEHLEGNTASILKVAKHKKKSQNVSSPSQIDYVRLEKQGMQSASTAEPNHLGSDDTIITNDKQKKAKKQKLKERKTKELASDIKDIVQFHYSESNTTDLLSRRTKKKRANKDREKTTVSSSSELLEHMEDSPLEMRGNMIHSTEANQTEHLLSSEGITGCQSPSVTRFSSGKKKKKKRVQSEECPYESVDFNLDVSSVSQLDVTVLSAQKMIERRQSNAVEHFDCYSAHILNVAKRNKKSQNASSQSQVDDVIGLENAVLDLQSGNTIEENKKKKHKLKVQVDAETNAVTHSVDNVHLVETDQFTESKTTELTLKRTKKKRKEKEKKTAYIEENSATDILAIKTFEAIETDHPEHLQTSEQIEQCLSPNVTRLKSVKNKKKRNGSDECDYESEDFLLDASLGSQFDNVTDRSTTQQSIGERSSDIEHLESNTEAKLNDTKSKKKRKLFH comes from the exons ATGAAGCCTTTAGAATGTCCCTCAAATATAAGAAATGGGTCAAAAATACCCATTTTGGTCCACGTCACAGCACAATTGTTCTCTCCAGTGTTATGCGTGAATACGCTTGCAGGATTACCCTTGCTCGTATCCAAG GATAAAACCATTTTTGTTCCAAGTTACTCTAAaggaaatgtacaaaaatggctTACACAATCCATATTGGAGAAGAGGATTCTGGATTCACTGTCAAAAGACAACAACAAACTTAATGTCAGTGGAAAGGAGAACAAAAGAAAAGCTAAATCTACCAAGAAAAACAAGACAAGTGctgctgttaaaaaaaaatcaaaaaagaaatgcaaagtTCCTACAAGCAAAGCTGTAGTCAGGACATTATCAGAATCTGCATGTGACTCTCTCTCTGAGATGCAGGAAAAACAACATGAGCCACATGAGGTTTTAGCTTCATGTTCAGATGCTGAAAGCTTAGATTCTTCCCATTGTGGACAACCACTTAATAATCAGATTGTCCAGTGTGCTAAGAACTTACATGGAAATAATTTATTGGTAATTAAAGAGACACAGAGACACTCTGTAGAGTCAGTCATTCAAATGGAGCATGAGGATGACATAAGTTCAGGAACTGACAATCACCTGCCCAACAAAAACTATTTCTTCTTTCCACCACAAGGGGGACACATTTCTGTACAGAATGAAATTCAACAGACTGACAGTGACATTGGTTCTGTGGATTTATTCATGCCATTGAACAGTCAGGAGCATAAGAACAATCAAATTCATAAAACAACATCCATTACAGCGAACATGGAGAGCGTACAAGACTGTGATCTAACTCGAATAGAGACTGAAGgacattttgactccatgtttGGACTAGGAACACCTAGATGGTGTGATGGTGAATGTCTTGCACATGAGGACAACGAAAGTGACCTAACTCAATTAGAGATGGAAGGAGAATCTGTATCAGTGTTtgaaccaacaacaacaaccaagCAGTTTATAATTCAAGAAGTCAACCATACCAAACACTCTGAATCCCAAAAGACAGGTCATAGTCCTGCTGTTCTACATACTGAACTGATGTCAAGAGAGGATAAAACAaggcataaaaataaaaagagaaaatcAAAGTCAAGCTCTCATAAGGATGTTGAAGTTACAGGAATAGAGTCTGTGAATGTGCAACCATCATCTAAACATTTGCCACTAGCTGATGAATCATTAAGAGAAGTTAACTCAAGTTACTTTGAACATGTTCTTGTGGGTAAGCAAAGAACGATGGTGGGGATCGAAATGGATACTCAAGATAGCCCTTTGTTTAAAAATGGTGGAATGAGCTCTCTTaatcaaaaaagaaagaaaaagaaaattggTGCTACTATTGTAAGAGAATGCGATACAAATGATGTGAGTCAGAAAGTTAGTTCTATGGATGTCACTGAACTTAAAACATGTAGAGAAAACAGGGAATTATGTGCTGTGGAGAAAAGAGTAATAAACAAAGAGCAAACGGCAGCATCCGTTTTACAGTCAGAAGAGACGTCTGAGCTCTTGGAGAAAAGTATTTTATCTACAGTGGAAGATGTCACTGTTATCAAAAAGGCTAAGaggaaaaatatgaaaatgtacaaattaaatGACCATGAGGATGCAGAGCCTGGTGTAGAAAAGCATTCGGTTGAGGCAGTCCAGTTCAGTGATGCACAAAGTACGGAGCTGacactcaaaagaaaaaaaaagaagagaaatgACAAAGAGGGTACAAAGACTGCATATGCAGAGGAAAATAGTGCTACAGACATCCTATCAAACAAAACTTTGGACTCTGATAGACCAGCGGAGTTGAGAGTAAATGAAGGGAATCAATCCAGTGAAGCTCCTGAGACTGATCAACCTAAGCATATGCAGACGTCAGAGGAAGTTACAGGGTGTCCATTGCCTAATGTAACTAGATTAAAATCagtaaagaagaaaaaaagagataaGACAGAGGAGTCTCAGTATGAATCTGTGGATCTGAATGTGAGTTTTAAGTCTCAGTTTGATGCTGGTCTCAGAGTGACTGAACAACAGGAAGATGGGGTCATTGAAGAAAGTTTGAGCAATGGCAATGCAGCTGAACATTTGGAAGGTAATACAGCAAGTATATTAAAGGTTGCCAAACACAAGAAGAAAAGTCAGAATGTAAGTTCTCCATCTCAAATTGATTACGTTAGACTGGAAAAACAAGGCATGCAGTCAGCGAGCACAGCAGAACCAAATCATTTGGGTTCAGATGACACCATTATCACAAATGACAAACAGAAAAAGGCAAAAAAGCAGAAACTAAAAGAGCGAAAAACAAAAGAGCTTGCTTCAGATATTAAGGACATTGTGCAGTTTCATTACAGTGAGTCAAACACTACTGATTTGCTATCCAGAAGAACCAAAAAGAAGAGAGCAAACAAGGACAGAGAAAAAACAACTGTTAGCTCATCAAGTGAACTTTTGGAGCACATGGAAGATAGCCCTCTAGAAATGAGAGGAAATATGATTCATTCCACTGAGGCCAATCAGACTGAGCATTTACTGTCATCTGAGGGAATTACAGGATGTCAATCACCCAGTGTAACTAGATTTAGCtcaggaaagaaaaagaagaaaaaaagggtTCAGAGTGAGGAATGTCCATATGAATCTGTTGATTTTAATCTGGATGTGAGTTCTGTGTCTCAGCTTGATGTCACTGTACTGAGTGCACAAAAGATGATTGAAAGAAGGCAGAGCAATGCAGTTGAACATTTTGACTGTTATTCAGCACATATATTGAATGTTGCCAAACGCAACAAGAAAAGTCAGAATGCAAGTTCTCAGTCTCAAGTTGATGATGTCATTGGACTGGAAAATGCTGTGTTAGACTTGCAGTCAGGAAACACTATAGAAGAGAACAAGAAGAAAAAGCACAAGTTAAAAGTACAAGTGGATGCAGAGACTAATGCAGTTACTCATAGTGTGGACAATGTTCATTTGGTTGAGACGGATCAGTTCACTGAGTCAAAAACTACTGAACTGACACtcaaaagaacaaaaaagaagagaaaagaaaaggaGAAAAAGACTGCATACATAGAGGAAAATAGTGCTACAGATATCCTGGCAATTAAAACTTTTGAAGCTATTGAGACTGATCACCCTGAGCATTTACAGACATCAGAGCAAATTGAGCAATGCCTTTCACCTAATGTAACTAGATTAAAATCTGTGAAAAATAAGAAAAAGCGGAATGGCAGTGACGAGTGTGACTATGaatctgaagattttcttctggaTGCGAGTTTGGGGTCTCAGTTTGATAATGTAACTGATAGATCAACTACTCAACAGTCAATTGGAGAAAGGTCAAGTGATATTGAACATTTGGAAAGTAATACAGAAGCTAAATTAAATGACACCAAAAGCAAAAAGAAGAGAAAACTTTTCCATTAA
- the pho gene encoding phoenix isoform X2, translating to MKTHRRRHLPLKKHQILENSEIGGFLKCIKKLNEGYVKTGRAISPYMLESELSENSEDDHSSDHEVTKVDKTIFVPSYSKGNVQKWLTQSILEKRILDSLSKDNNKLNVSGKENKRKAKSTKKNKTSAAVKKKSKKKCKVPTSKAVVRTLSESACDSLSEMQEKQHEPHEVLASCSDAESLDSSHCGQPLNNQIVQCAKNLHGNNLLVIKETQRHSVESVIQMEHEDDISSGTDNHLPNKNYFFFPPQGGHISVQNEIQQTDSDIGSVDLFMPLNSQEHKNNQIHKTTSITANMESVQDCDLTRIETEGHFDSMFGLGTPRWCDGECLAHEDNESDLTQLEMEGESVSVFEPTTTTKQFIIQEVNHTKHSESQKTGHSPAVLHTELMSREDKTRHKNKKRKSKSSSHKDVEVTGIESVNVQPSSKHLPLADESLREVNSSYFEHVLVGKQRTMVGIEMDTQDSPLFKNGGMSSLNQKRKKKKIGATIVRECDTNDVSQKVSSMDVTELKTCRENRELCAVEKRVINKEQTAASVLQSEETSELLEKSILSTVEDVTVIKKAKRKNMKMYKLNDHEDAEPGVEKHSVEAVQFSDAQSTELTLKRKKKKRNDKEGTKTAYAEENSATDILSNKTLDSDRPAELRVNEGNQSSEAPETDQPKHMQTSEEVTGCPLPNVTRLKSVKKKKRDKTEESQYESVDLNVSFKSQFDAGLRVTEQQEDGVIEESLSNGNAAEHLEGNTASILKVAKHKKKSQNVSSPSQIDYVRLEKQGMQSASTAEPNHLGSDDTIITNDKQKKAKKQKLKERKTKELASDIKDIVQFHYSESNTTDLLSRRTKKKRANKDREKTTVSSSSELLEHMEDSPLEMRGNMIHSTEANQTEHLLSSEGITGCQSPSVTRFSSGKKKKKKRVQSEECPYESVDFNLDVSSVSQLDVTVLSAQKMIERRQSNAVEHFDCYSAHILNVAKRNKKSQNASSQSQVDDVIGLENAVLDLQSGNTIEENKKKKHKLKVQVDAETNAVTHSVDNVHLVETDQFTESKTTELTLKRTKKKRKEKEKKTAYIEENSATDILAIKTFEAIETDHPEHLQTSEQIEQCLSPNVTRLKSVKNKKKRNGSDECDYESEDFLLDASLGSQFDNVTDRSTTQQSIGERSSDIEHLESNTEAKLNDTKSKKKRKLFH from the coding sequence GATAAAACCATTTTTGTTCCAAGTTACTCTAAaggaaatgtacaaaaatggctTACACAATCCATATTGGAGAAGAGGATTCTGGATTCACTGTCAAAAGACAACAACAAACTTAATGTCAGTGGAAAGGAGAACAAAAGAAAAGCTAAATCTACCAAGAAAAACAAGACAAGTGctgctgttaaaaaaaaatcaaaaaagaaatgcaaagtTCCTACAAGCAAAGCTGTAGTCAGGACATTATCAGAATCTGCATGTGACTCTCTCTCTGAGATGCAGGAAAAACAACATGAGCCACATGAGGTTTTAGCTTCATGTTCAGATGCTGAAAGCTTAGATTCTTCCCATTGTGGACAACCACTTAATAATCAGATTGTCCAGTGTGCTAAGAACTTACATGGAAATAATTTATTGGTAATTAAAGAGACACAGAGACACTCTGTAGAGTCAGTCATTCAAATGGAGCATGAGGATGACATAAGTTCAGGAACTGACAATCACCTGCCCAACAAAAACTATTTCTTCTTTCCACCACAAGGGGGACACATTTCTGTACAGAATGAAATTCAACAGACTGACAGTGACATTGGTTCTGTGGATTTATTCATGCCATTGAACAGTCAGGAGCATAAGAACAATCAAATTCATAAAACAACATCCATTACAGCGAACATGGAGAGCGTACAAGACTGTGATCTAACTCGAATAGAGACTGAAGgacattttgactccatgtttGGACTAGGAACACCTAGATGGTGTGATGGTGAATGTCTTGCACATGAGGACAACGAAAGTGACCTAACTCAATTAGAGATGGAAGGAGAATCTGTATCAGTGTTtgaaccaacaacaacaaccaagCAGTTTATAATTCAAGAAGTCAACCATACCAAACACTCTGAATCCCAAAAGACAGGTCATAGTCCTGCTGTTCTACATACTGAACTGATGTCAAGAGAGGATAAAACAaggcataaaaataaaaagagaaaatcAAAGTCAAGCTCTCATAAGGATGTTGAAGTTACAGGAATAGAGTCTGTGAATGTGCAACCATCATCTAAACATTTGCCACTAGCTGATGAATCATTAAGAGAAGTTAACTCAAGTTACTTTGAACATGTTCTTGTGGGTAAGCAAAGAACGATGGTGGGGATCGAAATGGATACTCAAGATAGCCCTTTGTTTAAAAATGGTGGAATGAGCTCTCTTaatcaaaaaagaaagaaaaagaaaattggTGCTACTATTGTAAGAGAATGCGATACAAATGATGTGAGTCAGAAAGTTAGTTCTATGGATGTCACTGAACTTAAAACATGTAGAGAAAACAGGGAATTATGTGCTGTGGAGAAAAGAGTAATAAACAAAGAGCAAACGGCAGCATCCGTTTTACAGTCAGAAGAGACGTCTGAGCTCTTGGAGAAAAGTATTTTATCTACAGTGGAAGATGTCACTGTTATCAAAAAGGCTAAGaggaaaaatatgaaaatgtacaaattaaatGACCATGAGGATGCAGAGCCTGGTGTAGAAAAGCATTCGGTTGAGGCAGTCCAGTTCAGTGATGCACAAAGTACGGAGCTGacactcaaaagaaaaaaaaagaagagaaatgACAAAGAGGGTACAAAGACTGCATATGCAGAGGAAAATAGTGCTACAGACATCCTATCAAACAAAACTTTGGACTCTGATAGACCAGCGGAGTTGAGAGTAAATGAAGGGAATCAATCCAGTGAAGCTCCTGAGACTGATCAACCTAAGCATATGCAGACGTCAGAGGAAGTTACAGGGTGTCCATTGCCTAATGTAACTAGATTAAAATCagtaaagaagaaaaaaagagataaGACAGAGGAGTCTCAGTATGAATCTGTGGATCTGAATGTGAGTTTTAAGTCTCAGTTTGATGCTGGTCTCAGAGTGACTGAACAACAGGAAGATGGGGTCATTGAAGAAAGTTTGAGCAATGGCAATGCAGCTGAACATTTGGAAGGTAATACAGCAAGTATATTAAAGGTTGCCAAACACAAGAAGAAAAGTCAGAATGTAAGTTCTCCATCTCAAATTGATTACGTTAGACTGGAAAAACAAGGCATGCAGTCAGCGAGCACAGCAGAACCAAATCATTTGGGTTCAGATGACACCATTATCACAAATGACAAACAGAAAAAGGCAAAAAAGCAGAAACTAAAAGAGCGAAAAACAAAAGAGCTTGCTTCAGATATTAAGGACATTGTGCAGTTTCATTACAGTGAGTCAAACACTACTGATTTGCTATCCAGAAGAACCAAAAAGAAGAGAGCAAACAAGGACAGAGAAAAAACAACTGTTAGCTCATCAAGTGAACTTTTGGAGCACATGGAAGATAGCCCTCTAGAAATGAGAGGAAATATGATTCATTCCACTGAGGCCAATCAGACTGAGCATTTACTGTCATCTGAGGGAATTACAGGATGTCAATCACCCAGTGTAACTAGATTTAGCtcaggaaagaaaaagaagaaaaaaagggtTCAGAGTGAGGAATGTCCATATGAATCTGTTGATTTTAATCTGGATGTGAGTTCTGTGTCTCAGCTTGATGTCACTGTACTGAGTGCACAAAAGATGATTGAAAGAAGGCAGAGCAATGCAGTTGAACATTTTGACTGTTATTCAGCACATATATTGAATGTTGCCAAACGCAACAAGAAAAGTCAGAATGCAAGTTCTCAGTCTCAAGTTGATGATGTCATTGGACTGGAAAATGCTGTGTTAGACTTGCAGTCAGGAAACACTATAGAAGAGAACAAGAAGAAAAAGCACAAGTTAAAAGTACAAGTGGATGCAGAGACTAATGCAGTTACTCATAGTGTGGACAATGTTCATTTGGTTGAGACGGATCAGTTCACTGAGTCAAAAACTACTGAACTGACACtcaaaagaacaaaaaagaagagaaaagaaaaggaGAAAAAGACTGCATACATAGAGGAAAATAGTGCTACAGATATCCTGGCAATTAAAACTTTTGAAGCTATTGAGACTGATCACCCTGAGCATTTACAGACATCAGAGCAAATTGAGCAATGCCTTTCACCTAATGTAACTAGATTAAAATCTGTGAAAAATAAGAAAAAGCGGAATGGCAGTGACGAGTGTGACTATGaatctgaagattttcttctggaTGCGAGTTTGGGGTCTCAGTTTGATAATGTAACTGATAGATCAACTACTCAACAGTCAATTGGAGAAAGGTCAAGTGATATTGAACATTTGGAAAGTAATACAGAAGCTAAATTAAATGACACCAAAAGCAAAAAGAAGAGAAAACTTTTCCATTAA